The proteins below are encoded in one region of Winogradskyella helgolandensis:
- a CDS encoding type 1 glutamine amidotransferase domain-containing protein, with the protein MKTLQTIVVILSLITALSCKEHNVSETVSEGQKELKKEKKMKVLFVLTSHDKLGDTGKKTGFWVEEFASPYYTLLDKGATITLATPKGGAAPIDPASDGPDAATAATERFNKDTEAKDKIANTKKLSDINADDFDAVFYPGGHGPLWDLANDSTSIALIEKFNDQKKPIAFVCHAPAALKDVKNADGTRLVKGKKVTGFSNLEETQVGLTEVVPILVEDMLIENGAFYSNADAWAAYAIDDGNLITGQNPASSELVAEKLLEALK; encoded by the coding sequence ATGAAGACACTACAAACCATAGTAGTAATTCTATCATTAATTACAGCGTTAAGTTGTAAAGAACATAACGTTTCTGAAACGGTTTCAGAAGGACAAAAAGAATTAAAAAAAGAAAAGAAAATGAAGGTATTATTTGTATTAACATCTCACGATAAATTAGGAGATACAGGAAAAAAAACAGGATTTTGGGTTGAAGAATTCGCAAGTCCTTATTACACCTTATTAGATAAAGGAGCGACCATTACATTGGCAACACCAAAAGGAGGTGCTGCACCAATAGATCCGGCTAGTGATGGACCAGATGCAGCTACTGCAGCCACTGAGCGTTTCAATAAGGATACAGAAGCAAAAGATAAAATAGCAAATACTAAGAAATTATCGGATATCAACGCTGATGATTTTGATGCCGTATTTTATCCAGGAGGTCATGGACCATTATGGGATTTAGCAAATGACAGCACTTCTATTGCTTTAATCGAAAAGTTTAATGATCAGAAAAAACCAATCGCTTTTGTATGTCATGCTCCTGCGGCTTTAAAAGATGTCAAAAATGCTGATGGCACAAGACTTGTTAAAGGCAAAAAAGTCACTGGTTTTTCTAATTTAGAAGAAACACAAGTGGGTTTAACTGAGGTAGTACCAATCTTAGTAGAAGATATGCTTATTGAAAACGGTGCGTTTTATTCTAACGCAGACGCTTGGGCAGCTTATGCTATTGATGATGGAAATTTAATTACGGGTCAAAACCCAGCATCTTCAGAATTAGTAGCAGAAAAGTTATTGGAAGCACTAAAATAG
- a CDS encoding thiamine phosphate synthase, giving the protein MIISKLHYISQGNTPEAHLENIQKACTSGVELVQLHLSGISEAKYLEIAKAARDITFHFQTRLIINGNYKIAKEVKAEGVHLEKTDVCSTVARPHLYSWQIIGGTANSLEDCEALLAKDIDYIKLEPFRTPTNDSSSIALGLDGYTSISNALITEKPIIGFGDINTNDVTDILETGISGIAVSDAITENFDNIKTFNQLLKASATGEIRHTFK; this is encoded by the coding sequence ATGATTATATCTAAACTACATTATATATCTCAAGGAAACACTCCTGAAGCACATTTAGAAAACATTCAAAAAGCGTGTACATCTGGTGTCGAATTAGTACAATTACACCTTTCAGGTATTTCGGAGGCTAAATATTTAGAGATTGCTAAAGCTGCTAGAGATATCACGTTTCATTTTCAAACACGATTAATCATCAATGGGAACTATAAAATAGCAAAAGAAGTTAAAGCTGAAGGTGTACATTTAGAAAAAACAGACGTCTGCTCAACGGTTGCAAGACCACATTTATACAGCTGGCAAATTATTGGTGGCACAGCAAACAGCTTAGAAGATTGTGAAGCTTTACTTGCTAAAGACATCGATTATATTAAGTTAGAACCTTTTAGAACACCAACCAACGATAGTTCAAGTATAGCTTTAGGTTTGGACGGCTACACATCTATTAGTAATGCTTTAATAACAGAAAAACCAATTATTGGTTTTGGTGATATCAATACAAATGATGTCACAGATATATTAGAAACAGGTATTTCTGGAATTGCCGTATCTGATGCAATCACTGAAAATTTTGACAACATAAAAACATTCAATCAGTTGTTGAAAGCATCTGCAACGGGTGAAATTCGTCATACGTTTAAGTAG